A region from the uncultured Draconibacterium sp. genome encodes:
- a CDS encoding T9SS type A sorting domain-containing protein, whose protein sequence is MNIRLLFMMIGMFALLSSSAQTVLLTEDFETDGEGSRYTSSTFSNCTNNDYFLRTNLNPYVCSTAGFGNALTNVQGSYFWVSEDIESVDNPNGTFATLTLNPVNVSGYTNISVSAFLAEGRADGMRWETDDKVEIQVSWDGGSYQTIGRFVGDNAFGGYLREDTNLDGLADGGASTVGLAFTNFTYSVLGGGTNLSVRIYLNAHDGTEELAFDQIIVRGDVGTPANYAPVLASIESSAIVFTEGDSPVTVSSTITVSDLDDTSLDSAFVEICTGFNPAEDVLSYSAVGGIVGSFDPLSGVLKLTGNSSLANYQTVLRSVQYQNINTTNPSNSYREICFSVHDGTDESNVQKRRITIMDVITELVCLPFGESFEQDGEGITYVSNTFDDSPNPDFFLRTNTQPGDHAESVSGIDGSYFWASEDVIGTATGNNPGVIEFAPLNIAGNSNYTFNILMGTSNHNGLRWEQTDNIILQYNIDGAGWNTFGLFQGDDPFGGDLRLDLDNDTDTVGGGGPYGDIVPNGSVDDFEFTFSGTGSEMKIRIVVEQDGGSEELVFDNIRISGDVSSSLSCSDTTVYLDNAGDVSIAPEYLTDVSTANCGVDSVLLDFYDFTCGELGDNTVTVTVYHSNTTTSTCSSIVTVVDTVAPQAICQDVAVFLDSFGATTIDSLTLNGGSSDNCSITMFSVDSTTFDCSEIGTNTVVLTVEDGSGNSALCSATVTVYDTIAPVAITTDTTVYLDVSGLAAVDSSFVNNGSSDVCGIATIAIDKSSFDCNEVGPNSITMTVTDVNGNSSVAMAVVTVKDTIAPNVIAHDTTLYLDSNGVAVLAAAEVDAGSIDNCSIDSMYLSQDTFDCSDIGMIAPPVALMEKSATLAPPMGVTVELTVVDENGNSNSDWFNVSVVDTVSPIAMCHDTLIYLDEWGVASLAPAMIDDGSYDNCSAVMLGVDSSNFDCSEIGANAVTLTVLDMYGNTAMCSASVTVVDTFAPVALCADTTVYLDGDGMVSIESGFIDDGSSDACGIDSLALDITSFTCDNIGVNLVELSVFDPSGNRNTCSANVTVVDTIPPTVICKNLAINLGESLSIEIQPEDLDNGSSDACGIASYALSKTVFTGVDVGVNLVELTVTDIHGNSAVCTSTVTVQDTIAPELWCQNVGVTLDEQGETRIYAAFLLDSVYDAGGIASYTVDIDKMDCSHVGKNIVTLSVKDYGGNVTTCTAQVTINDLFAPSVACRDFAVALNAEGFAEVPADSIDAGSSDACGIAGMELSQTVFTASDLGENTVTLYVSDVNGNTDSCQAVVRVTDNIAPVVNCNPLEVWVSDENDYELSPADLAELAAGSLDNATEFDSLTIGVSPSVFSCSQAGDSVTVEVMVTDESGNESSCETKVYVSYLLAAELEDIEVTLDSGQCETRVDYPEFFANGCATFTLVDGLGADGLFPVGSTVESWEVVAGTQVDTVTFAVIVEAPNQVPTLDATADTTVAEDQVPELLLTGISAGNDCQAQALTVTASSITDGLLETIAVDYEAGSTTAALTLSFIANQSGEAEVVVTVEDEMGASITDTFVVTVSPENDAPELVKMIEDQQLQAEDELIVTLSKVLGEVFADADGDELSWTFMLAGDSIPAWMTTEETATEYVLDFTPMRADTGCYTIVVQVSDPAGATAQDSFELCVTSIPVAVVDFGESVFDVVMYPNPSKGMVRVELETSSGSATEVSVSNVAGAEVFRRSYLSGDAIQLDLSGHVSGMYLVRVAQDGNQVIRKLILDKQ, encoded by the coding sequence ATGAATATACGTTTACTTTTCATGATGATCGGGATGTTTGCCTTGTTGTCATCGTCGGCTCAAACTGTTCTGTTAACTGAAGATTTTGAGACCGATGGAGAAGGCAGCAGATACACTTCTTCCACGTTCTCAAATTGCACAAATAACGACTATTTTTTACGCACAAATTTAAATCCATATGTTTGTTCAACTGCCGGATTCGGAAATGCACTTACCAATGTGCAAGGCAGTTACTTTTGGGTTTCAGAAGATATTGAATCTGTTGATAACCCCAATGGCACTTTTGCCACTTTAACCTTAAATCCGGTTAACGTATCGGGGTACACCAATATTAGTGTTTCTGCATTTTTAGCCGAAGGAAGAGCAGATGGTATGCGCTGGGAAACCGATGATAAAGTTGAAATTCAGGTTAGCTGGGATGGTGGAAGCTACCAAACCATAGGTCGTTTTGTTGGCGACAATGCATTTGGTGGTTATTTAAGAGAGGATACTAATTTAGACGGTTTGGCTGATGGAGGTGCTTCTACGGTAGGGTTGGCCTTTACCAACTTTACGTACAGTGTGCTCGGTGGTGGAACAAATCTTTCGGTTCGGATATACCTCAATGCTCACGATGGTACTGAGGAGTTGGCATTCGATCAGATTATTGTTCGTGGCGATGTTGGAACACCGGCAAATTATGCTCCGGTGCTTGCCAGTATCGAATCTTCAGCAATTGTCTTCACTGAAGGCGATTCTCCGGTTACAGTAAGCAGTACCATCACTGTTTCAGACCTTGATGATACCAGTCTTGATAGTGCCTTTGTTGAAATATGTACTGGTTTTAATCCGGCAGAAGATGTTCTGTCTTACAGTGCTGTTGGTGGAATCGTTGGCTCATTCGATCCGCTTTCGGGCGTGTTAAAACTCACCGGAAATTCTTCATTGGCAAATTACCAAACAGTATTACGTAGTGTTCAGTATCAAAATATCAATACTACCAACCCCTCAAATTCTTACCGCGAAATATGTTTTTCCGTTCATGATGGAACCGATGAAAGTAATGTTCAAAAACGCAGAATTACGATAATGGATGTAATTACAGAACTTGTTTGTTTGCCATTTGGAGAGAGTTTTGAACAGGATGGGGAAGGAATTACTTATGTATCAAATACCTTTGATGATTCTCCAAATCCAGATTTCTTTTTGAGAACGAATACTCAGCCAGGCGATCATGCCGAAAGCGTATCTGGTATTGACGGCAGCTATTTTTGGGCCAGCGAAGATGTAATCGGTACAGCTACGGGCAATAACCCGGGAGTTATTGAATTTGCACCTTTAAATATTGCCGGAAATTCAAACTATACCTTTAATATTTTAATGGGTACCAGTAATCATAACGGATTGCGCTGGGAACAAACCGATAACATAATTTTGCAATATAATATTGATGGTGCCGGGTGGAATACTTTTGGTTTATTTCAGGGCGATGATCCTTTTGGAGGTGATTTGAGGCTTGACCTCGACAACGATACCGATACGGTTGGTGGTGGCGGCCCTTATGGAGATATTGTTCCCAATGGTTCTGTTGATGATTTTGAATTTACCTTCTCGGGTACCGGAAGTGAAATGAAGATTCGAATTGTTGTTGAACAGGACGGAGGATCAGAAGAGTTGGTTTTTGACAACATTAGAATTAGTGGCGATGTTTCGTCATCGTTAAGTTGCAGCGATACCACTGTTTATCTTGATAATGCCGGTGATGTTTCAATTGCTCCGGAATACCTGACTGATGTAAGCACTGCAAATTGCGGTGTTGACTCTGTTCTGCTCGATTTTTATGATTTTACATGTGGGGAATTAGGAGACAATACGGTTACAGTTACTGTTTATCATTCCAATACAACAACCTCAACCTGTAGTTCAATAGTTACCGTTGTCGATACTGTTGCCCCGCAGGCTATTTGCCAGGATGTAGCAGTTTTCCTCGATAGTTTTGGTGCGACAACAATTGATTCGCTTACACTTAACGGAGGATCATCTGATAATTGTTCAATCACTATGTTTAGTGTTGATAGCACTACTTTTGATTGCAGCGAAATAGGAACTAACACGGTTGTACTAACGGTTGAGGATGGAAGCGGAAATTCGGCACTTTGTTCTGCCACAGTTACTGTTTATGATACTATTGCTCCGGTTGCGATAACAACGGATACCACTGTTTATCTTGATGTATCAGGATTGGCTGCTGTTGATTCTTCGTTCGTAAATAATGGCTCATCAGATGTGTGTGGAATTGCTACCATTGCGATTGATAAAAGTAGTTTCGATTGTAATGAGGTTGGACCGAATTCGATTACCATGACTGTTACTGATGTTAATGGAAATTCATCAGTGGCAATGGCAGTTGTTACCGTCAAAGATACAATCGCTCCGAATGTAATTGCACATGATACTACCCTTTATCTCGATTCGAATGGCGTGGCAGTACTTGCCGCCGCAGAAGTTGATGCCGGCTCAATAGATAATTGTAGCATTGATTCGATGTATCTTTCACAAGACACTTTTGATTGTAGCGATATTGGGATGATTGCTCCACCGGTTGCTCTTATGGAAAAAAGTGCTACTCTGGCTCCGCCAATGGGAGTGACTGTGGAATTAACCGTGGTTGATGAAAACGGGAATAGCAATAGCGATTGGTTTAATGTGAGTGTTGTAGATACCGTTTCTCCAATAGCAATGTGTCACGACACGCTAATTTATCTCGATGAATGGGGAGTGGCAAGTCTCGCACCAGCAATGATTGATGATGGCTCGTACGATAACTGTAGTGCTGTGATGTTAGGCGTTGACAGTAGTAATTTTGATTGTAGCGAAATTGGCGCCAATGCCGTTACCTTAACAGTTCTCGACATGTATGGAAATACAGCGATGTGTAGTGCGTCAGTAACAGTAGTTGATACTTTTGCACCAGTTGCCTTGTGTGCTGATACAACTGTTTATCTTGATGGCGACGGTATGGTTTCAATTGAATCGGGTTTTATTGATGATGGCTCGAGCGATGCCTGTGGAATTGATTCCCTTGCACTCGATATTACTTCATTTACCTGCGATAATATAGGGGTGAATCTGGTGGAGCTGTCAGTTTTCGATCCAAGTGGAAACAGAAATACCTGTTCGGCTAATGTTACCGTGGTAGATACAATACCGCCAACAGTAATTTGTAAAAATTTAGCAATTAATCTGGGAGAATCATTAAGTATTGAAATCCAACCGGAAGATTTGGATAATGGCTCAAGCGATGCCTGTGGCATAGCGTCATACGCGCTAAGTAAAACTGTTTTTACGGGTGTTGATGTTGGAGTAAACCTGGTAGAACTCACCGTAACCGATATTCATGGAAACTCAGCAGTTTGCACCTCAACAGTTACGGTTCAGGATACTATTGCCCCGGAGCTGTGGTGCCAGAATGTAGGGGTAACACTTGATGAACAAGGCGAAACCCGCATTTATGCTGCATTTTTGCTCGACAGTGTTTACGATGCCGGAGGTATTGCCTCGTATACTGTTGATATAGATAAAATGGATTGTAGCCATGTAGGCAAAAACATTGTCACCCTAAGCGTTAAAGACTATGGAGGCAATGTAACCACCTGTACAGCCCAGGTAACCATAAACGATTTATTTGCGCCATCTGTAGCTTGCCGCGATTTTGCAGTTGCCTTAAATGCCGAAGGTTTTGCCGAGGTACCGGCCGACAGTATTGATGCCGGATCAAGCGATGCCTGTGGTATTGCCGGTATGGAGTTGTCACAAACAGTATTTACCGCTTCCGATTTGGGCGAAAACACCGTAACCCTTTATGTAAGCGATGTAAATGGCAATACCGATAGCTGCCAGGCGGTAGTAAGGGTAACAGATAACATCGCACCTGTTGTTAATTGTAACCCGCTGGAAGTGTGGGTAAGCGATGAAAACGACTACGAACTAAGCCCGGCAGACCTTGCCGAACTGGCTGCCGGCAGCCTCGATAATGCCACGGAATTCGATAGCCTGACCATCGGGGTAAGTCCATCGGTATTTAGCTGCAGCCAGGCCGGCGATTCAGTAACAGTTGAAGTAATGGTTACCGATGAATCGGGCAATGAAAGCAGCTGTGAAACCAAAGTATATGTGAGTTATTTACTTGCTGCGGAACTGGAAGATATTGAGGTAACTCTTGATTCGGGGCAGTGCGAAACAAGGGTTGATTACCCTGAGTTTTTCGCAAACGGCTGTGCCACATTTACACTTGTTGACGGCTTGGGGGCCGATGGCCTTTTCCCTGTAGGAAGTACCGTTGAAAGCTGGGAAGTAGTTGCCGGCACCCAGGTAGATACTGTAACATTTGCCGTAATTGTAGAAGCTCCGAACCAGGTTCCAACACTTGATGCCACAGCTGATACCACCGTTGCCGAAGACCAGGTACCGGAGCTATTGCTGACAGGAATAAGTGCGGGCAACGATTGCCAGGCACAGGCGCTGACAGTAACAGCAAGCAGTATTACCGATGGCTTACTGGAAACCATAGCGGTAGACTATGAAGCCGGAAGTACAACAGCCGCACTTACCCTCTCGTTTATTGCCAACCAGAGTGGCGAGGCCGAGGTAGTGGTAACAGTGGAGGATGAAATGGGAGCAAGCATTACCGATACATTTGTGGTAACTGTAAGCCCTGAAAATGATGCCCCGGAGCTGGTGAAAATGATTGAAGACCAGCAGCTCCAGGCCGAAGATGAGCTAATAGTTACATTGAGCAAAGTATTAGGCGAAGTATTTGCCGATGCCGATGGCGATGAGCTTAGCTGGACATTTATGCTTGCGGGCGACAGTATTCCTGCGTGGATGACAACAGAAGAAACAGCCACAGAATATGTGCTTGATTTTACACCGATGCGGGCAGATACCGGTTGTTATACAATAGTAGTGCAGGTGAGCGACCCGGCCGGAGCAACAGCGCAGGATAGTTTTGAGCTTTGTGTAACAAGCATTCCTGTTGCAGTTGTTGATTTCGGCGAAAGTGTATTTGATGTAGTCATGTATCCTAACCCATCCAAAGGGATGGTACGTGTTGAGCTGGAGACAAGCTCGGGATCAGCAACAGAGGTATCGGTTAGTAATGTAGCCGGAGCAGAAGTTTTCCGCAGGTCATACCTTTCGGGCGATGCAATTCAGCTTGATTTATCAGGCCATGTGAGCGGCATGTACCTGGTACGTGTAGCACAGGATGGAAATCAGGTTATCCGAAAACTGATACTCGACAAACAGTAA
- a CDS encoding VanZ family protein — protein sequence MLKSKLNLHLYSLLLVITPFLLLQNYLQDAIGELSRLTISIFNFEIKMMLVLVAVVSIVLIYLIIKNLSPGRVFGVLFVGLLLFVGYNTSDFYFNHHFYDIQHNWHYFAYAIFSLLAWKYYFHQTHSAEKTILRTFLLALILSLCDEVIQVFISSRVFDLSDVAKDLWGCMIGQFVIHFILFDMKYLTFKKFWQRGIKNWIRNGLFLLTLELFFAWIFLNVSSILSNAIYVLPVILITFVVFFAVAFVFQLVGNLRYRKLTLGVIGCGFLIVFFTFLFSEPDLASKHKNLVVYKNIPILYFDVMIFPDGMVRPVDKKVAFNSRDKQKINSIGADIVILGTGSKGKGGKGYQDQVPVEMCYNHEKNKVYQLIKLPNEEACVLFNRLKQENKEVLMIMHNS from the coding sequence ATGTTAAAGTCAAAACTCAATCTCCATTTATATAGTTTGTTGTTGGTAATTACTCCGTTTCTGTTGCTTCAAAACTACTTACAGGATGCAATAGGGGAATTGTCACGACTAACCATAAGTATTTTCAACTTTGAAATTAAAATGATGCTGGTACTGGTAGCAGTAGTTAGTATTGTGCTCATTTATTTGATAATAAAAAATTTATCGCCAGGCAGAGTATTTGGTGTGTTGTTTGTCGGACTTCTGTTATTTGTTGGCTACAATACAAGCGATTTCTACTTTAATCATCACTTTTACGATATTCAACACAACTGGCACTATTTTGCTTATGCCATTTTCTCGTTGTTGGCATGGAAATACTATTTTCATCAAACACATAGTGCCGAAAAAACTATTTTGCGAACTTTCTTGTTAGCCCTGATTTTGTCGCTATGCGATGAAGTTATTCAGGTTTTTATCTCAAGCAGGGTATTTGATTTGTCTGATGTTGCTAAAGATTTATGGGGATGTATGATTGGTCAATTTGTCATTCATTTTATTCTTTTTGATATGAAATACCTTACATTTAAAAAATTCTGGCAAAGAGGGATTAAAAACTGGATCAGGAATGGTTTGTTTTTACTAACTCTTGAATTATTTTTTGCCTGGATTTTCTTAAATGTATCTTCCATATTATCAAATGCTATATATGTGTTACCTGTAATTCTGATTACTTTTGTTGTATTCTTTGCAGTTGCGTTTGTATTTCAATTAGTGGGTAATTTAAGGTATCGCAAACTTACTTTAGGCGTAATTGGTTGCGGGTTTTTAATCGTATTTTTTACTTTTTTGTTTTCAGAACCAGATTTAGCAAGTAAGCATAAAAACCTTGTTGTTTATAAAAATATTCCCATTTTATATTTTGATGTAATGATTTTTCCAGATGGAATGGTAAGACCTGTTGACAAAAAGGTAGCTTTTAATAGCCGCGACAAACAAAAGATTAATTCAATAGGAGCAGATATTGTTATTTTAGGTACCGGTTCAAAAGGTAAGGGCGGAAAAGGTTATCAAGACCAGGTTCCTGTTGAAATGTGTTATAACCACGAGAAAAACAAAGTTTATCAATTGATTAAGTTGCCAAATGAAGAAGCCTGTGTTTTATTTAATCGTTTAAAGCAGGAAAATAAAGAGGTATTAATGATAATGCATAACTCATGA
- a CDS encoding tetratricopeptide repeat protein — MKEDRVISAIIIGLYIILALFAVASTFNPGWLQKISEPGKNTEALTFIDNANREMYSGNWKGAAMQYQQALVIDVDNREAYGNLGIALTRLGQFSKAKQCFENVKRLNQGLDSMAQFNYFESIGNLEKSIGDYNLRQNKEYHKNYRKALSAYKKAIVLMPHEPILYYKYAYLLMKEQNDSLAIKYFNEGISINLNKDTYYYSALLTEYLPAIVSGDTEIIENIEQLYQERIAWERFDTESLKTFQKADIRLGNAYFNLGVLYKRNGLKQLAAKQFEYAVKINPQLSNNINRMK; from the coding sequence ATGAAAGAGGATAGAGTAATATCAGCAATTATTATTGGCTTGTACATAATTTTAGCTCTTTTTGCTGTAGCCAGTACTTTTAATCCGGGATGGTTGCAAAAAATATCGGAACCCGGCAAAAATACTGAGGCATTGACCTTTATTGATAATGCAAACCGGGAAATGTACAGTGGCAACTGGAAGGGGGCCGCAATGCAATACCAGCAAGCCTTAGTAATTGATGTCGATAATCGGGAAGCCTACGGGAATTTGGGTATTGCCTTAACTCGTTTGGGGCAGTTTTCGAAAGCAAAACAATGTTTTGAAAATGTAAAAAGGTTAAATCAGGGACTTGATTCGATGGCACAATTCAATTACTTCGAAAGTATTGGGAACCTCGAAAAATCGATAGGCGATTACAATTTGCGGCAAAACAAAGAATATCATAAAAATTACCGGAAAGCACTTTCAGCTTACAAAAAAGCAATTGTATTGATGCCGCATGAACCCATTTTGTATTACAAGTATGCCTACCTGTTAATGAAAGAGCAAAATGATAGTTTGGCTATTAAGTATTTTAATGAAGGAATCTCAATAAATCTGAATAAAGATACTTATTACTACAGTGCTTTACTGACGGAATATTTACCTGCAATTGTTTCTGGAGACACTGAAATTATTGAAAATATTGAACAGCTCTACCAGGAAAGAATAGCATGGGAACGGTTTGATACAGAATCCTTAAAAACTTTTCAAAAGGCTGATATTCGCTTAGGGAACGCATACTTTAATCTGGGAGTACTCTACAAAAGAAATGGTTTGAAACAACTGGCAGCTAAACAATTCGAATATGCTGTTAAGATAAATCCACAATTGTCGAATAATATAAACCGGATGAAATAG